In Streptomyces canus, one DNA window encodes the following:
- a CDS encoding BlaI/MecI/CopY family transcriptional regulator has translation MNDAKDERRPAGELEAAVMAALWAAAAPLTPGQVQTELAADLARTTVTTILSRLYDKGVVDRRPQGRGYAYHPVQDAQGLTARRMHTELDRDTDRETVLARFVAQLNPDDEQLLRQLLEADEG, from the coding sequence ATGAACGACGCAAAGGACGAACGCCGACCGGCCGGCGAGCTGGAAGCCGCCGTCATGGCCGCCCTGTGGGCCGCCGCTGCGCCCCTCACCCCGGGGCAGGTGCAGACCGAGCTCGCCGCCGACCTGGCCCGCACGACGGTGACGACGATCCTGTCCCGCCTTTACGACAAGGGCGTCGTCGACCGCCGCCCGCAGGGGCGCGGCTATGCCTACCACCCCGTGCAGGACGCCCAGGGGCTCACCGCCCGGCGCATGCACACCGAACTCGACCGCGACACCGACCGGGAGACCGTCCTGGCCCGCTTCGTCGCCCAGCTCAACCCGGACGACGAACAGCTTCTGCGCCAACTGCTGGAGGCGGACGAGGGATGA